One genomic window of Phycisphaerales bacterium includes the following:
- the gcvP gene encoding aminomethyl-transferring glycine dehydrogenase produces MTSLETGSNTNQSTNQSTNQGTAGDARMPGGLAPTDTFVHRHIGPDEAEVAEMLGLLGYDSLEALIEAAVPSQIRTEAPLNVGPQRGEHELLAELRTIAGKNEVRRSYIGMGYTGTIVPPVIQRNILENPGWYTQYTPYQAEISQGRLEALLNFQTMVSDLTALPLAGASLLDEGTAAAEAMAMCVAVKNKPRFVVADDCHPQTIAVVQTRADSMNVEVVVCPASEIESKLEGAAGVLVQYPTTDGRVECYESLASTVHEAGGMLVCACDLLALTLLKPPGEFGADVAVGSAQRFGVPMGFGGPHAAFFSTREEFARKMPGRIIGVSKDAHGNTAYRMAIQTREQHIKRDRATSNICTAQALLAIMASMYAVYHGPEGLRRIAMRVYTMTQTLRAGLLGGGHEIAEDQVFDTLRIKPSGASAADVVQAADARKINLRDFGDGTLGVTIDESTTPEDVADLLACFGVEADVNELASKAHREVAPAFQRSSGYLTHPVFNTHHSETEMLRYIYKLQRRDLSLADSMIPLGSCTMKLNATSEMLPVTWPEFGALHPFAPAEQTTGYELMFDRLEAWIADMCGLPAVSLMPNAGSQGEYTGLLTIRALHKSKGEDRDVCLIPTSAHGTNPASAIIAGMRVVAIKCDAKGNIDLDDLRAKAEQHKDKLSALMVTYPSTHGVFEPTIKDICQIVHDHGGRVYMDGANLNAQVGLCRPGELGADVIHLNLHKTFCIPHGGGGPGMGPIACTEELAAFLPGHPVRQPSSAGSQAIGPVSAAPYGSPSILTISYVYMALMGSAGLKRATEIAILNANYMAKRLEGHYDVLYRGPSGRVAHEFIIDCRAFDKSAGIKIDDIAKRLMDYGFHAPTMAWPVPGTLMIEPTESEAKIELDRFCDALIAIRQEIRDIEEGKADREDNVLRNAPHTQAALMADAWTHPYGREQAGYPVEWLRESKFWPSVGRVDNAYGDRHLVCTCPSVEDVVAGSA; encoded by the coding sequence ATGACCAGCCTCGAGACCGGTTCCAACACCAACCAGAGCACCAATCAGAGCACCAACCAGGGCACGGCCGGCGACGCCCGGATGCCCGGCGGGCTCGCCCCGACCGACACGTTCGTGCACCGCCACATCGGGCCGGACGAAGCCGAGGTCGCCGAGATGCTGGGGCTGCTCGGGTACGACTCACTCGAAGCGCTGATCGAGGCGGCGGTGCCGAGCCAGATCCGCACCGAGGCGCCGCTGAACGTCGGGCCGCAGCGCGGCGAGCACGAGCTGCTGGCCGAGCTGCGCACCATCGCAGGCAAGAACGAGGTGCGTCGCAGCTACATCGGCATGGGCTACACGGGCACGATCGTGCCGCCGGTCATCCAGCGGAACATCCTCGAGAACCCCGGCTGGTACACGCAGTACACGCCCTACCAGGCCGAGATCAGCCAGGGCCGGCTCGAGGCGCTGCTCAACTTCCAGACGATGGTGAGCGACCTGACCGCGCTGCCGCTCGCGGGCGCGAGTCTCTTGGACGAAGGCACCGCCGCCGCCGAGGCGATGGCGATGTGCGTGGCCGTCAAGAACAAGCCCAGGTTCGTCGTCGCCGACGACTGCCACCCGCAGACCATCGCGGTCGTGCAGACGCGGGCCGACTCGATGAACGTCGAGGTCGTCGTGTGCCCGGCGTCGGAGATCGAATCCAAGCTCGAGGGCGCGGCGGGCGTGCTCGTGCAGTACCCGACCACCGACGGTCGCGTGGAGTGCTACGAATCGCTGGCCAGCACGGTGCACGAGGCGGGCGGCATGCTCGTGTGCGCGTGCGACTTGCTCGCGCTCACGCTGCTCAAGCCCCCGGGCGAATTCGGGGCCGACGTCGCCGTCGGCAGCGCCCAGCGCTTTGGCGTGCCCATGGGCTTCGGTGGGCCGCACGCGGCGTTTTTCTCGACGCGCGAAGAGTTCGCCCGCAAGATGCCGGGCCGGATCATCGGCGTCAGCAAGGACGCTCACGGCAACACGGCCTATCGCATGGCCATCCAGACGCGCGAGCAGCACATCAAGCGCGATCGGGCCACCAGCAACATCTGCACGGCCCAGGCGCTGCTGGCGATCATGGCCAGCATGTACGCGGTGTACCACGGGCCCGAGGGGCTGCGCCGGATCGCGATGCGTGTCTACACCATGACCCAGACGCTGCGCGCAGGGTTGCTCGGCGGCGGGCACGAGATCGCCGAGGATCAAGTCTTCGACACGCTTCGCATCAAGCCGAGCGGGGCGAGTGCGGCCGACGTGGTGCAAGCGGCCGATGCTCGAAAGATCAACCTGCGCGACTTCGGCGACGGCACGCTGGGCGTCACGATCGACGAGTCGACGACGCCCGAGGACGTTGCCGACCTGCTGGCGTGCTTCGGCGTCGAGGCTGATGTCAATGAGCTGGCTAGCAAGGCACACAGGGAAGTCGCGCCCGCCTTCCAGCGCTCCAGCGGCTACCTCACGCATCCGGTCTTCAACACGCACCACAGCGAGACCGAGATGTTGCGGTACATCTACAAGCTGCAGCGGCGGGACCTCTCGCTGGCCGACAGCATGATCCCGCTGGGCTCGTGCACGATGAAGCTGAACGCCACCAGCGAGATGCTGCCGGTGACGTGGCCCGAGTTTGGCGCGCTGCACCCCTTCGCGCCGGCCGAGCAGACGACGGGCTACGAGCTCATGTTCGACCGGCTCGAGGCGTGGATCGCCGACATGTGCGGCCTGCCGGCCGTGAGCCTGATGCCTAATGCGGGCAGCCAGGGCGAGTACACGGGCCTGCTGACCATCCGCGCCCTGCACAAGAGCAAGGGCGAGGACCGCGACGTCTGCCTCATCCCCACGAGCGCCCACGGTACGAACCCGGCCAGCGCGATCATCGCGGGCATGCGGGTGGTGGCGATCAAGTGCGACGCCAAGGGCAACATCGACCTCGACGACCTGCGGGCCAAGGCCGAGCAGCACAAGGACAAGCTGTCGGCCCTGATGGTGACCTATCCCAGCACGCACGGCGTGTTCGAGCCGACGATCAAGGACATCTGCCAGATCGTGCACGACCACGGCGGCCGCGTGTACATGGACGGCGCCAACCTGAATGCGCAGGTCGGCCTGTGCCGGCCGGGCGAACTCGGCGCCGATGTCATCCACCTGAACCTGCACAAGACGTTCTGCATCCCCCACGGCGGTGGCGGCCCGGGCATGGGGCCGATCGCCTGCACCGAAGAGCTCGCGGCCTTCCTGCCCGGCCACCCGGTGCGGCAGCCTTCGAGCGCGGGCAGCCAAGCCATCGGCCCGGTGAGCGCGGCGCCGTACGGCTCGCCCAGCATCCTGACCATTTCCTATGTCTACATGGCGCTCATGGGCTCGGCCGGGCTGAAGCGTGCTACCGAGATCGCCATCCTCAACGCCAACTACATGGCCAAGCGGCTCGAGGGCCACTACGACGTGCTCTACCGCGGGCCGAGCGGCCGGGTGGCGCACGAGTTCATCATCGACTGCCGGGCGTTCGACAAGAGCGCCGGCATCAAGATCGACGACATCGCCAAGCGGCTGATGGACTACGGCTTCCACGCCCCCACCATGGCCTGGCCCGTGCCCGGCACGCTCATGATCGAGCCGACCGAGAGCGAGGCCAAGATCGAGCTCGATCGCTTCTGCGACGCGCTCATCGCCATCCGCCAAGAGATCCGCGACATCGAGGAGGGCAAGGCCGACCGCGAGGACAACGTCCTGCGCAACGCCCCGCACACCCAGGCGGCGCTCATGGCCGACGCGTGGACGCATCCCTACGGCCGCGAGCAGGCCGGCTACCCGGTCGAGTGGCTGCGCGAGAGCAAGTTCTGGCCGAGCGTCGGCCGCGTGGACAACGCCTACGGCGACCGGCACCTGGTGTGCACGTGCCCGAGCGTGGAAGACGTGGTGGCGGGGTCAGCCTGA
- a CDS encoding DUF418 domain-containing protein, giving the protein MHSEPSALPDRPASMQHPEPGPLGPTVRQDRFDSIDTLRGVALLGIFVMNIPIFAFTGTAFFNPPAGGGFEGADYATWLASHLLFDMKMMAIFSMLFGAGVALMAERMAATNRSAAGVHYRRMGWLLAIGMVHAYLIWFGDILVAYALVGMMVYPLRKLRTKWLLLIASLLLPVGMALSAVQQMLFEAMRSAESGGMADAWVDMKIMFYPTEASLADESEAALGGFFARALAHAPSVIFMQTWVFATWVVWRVSALMLLGMALHKAGVFKAARSTRFYATMLVAGATLGGGLVGGGVLINHANDFDPVAFFGVVGWFNYLGSIGVALAWVAVVMLLCKSGAVGWLRHALASVGRMALTNYLSQSLIGAFVFYGWGLGYFGEFSRSQLVPIILGVWALQLVISPLWLSKFRFGPMEWLWRSLTYLKPAPMRRANVSG; this is encoded by the coding sequence ATGCACAGCGAGCCTTCCGCCCTCCCCGATCGGCCTGCCTCGATGCAACATCCAGAGCCCGGTCCGCTCGGGCCGACCGTCCGACAGGACCGCTTCGACTCGATCGACACGCTCCGCGGCGTGGCCCTGCTGGGCATCTTCGTGATGAACATCCCGATCTTCGCGTTCACCGGCACGGCGTTCTTCAACCCGCCGGCCGGCGGCGGCTTCGAGGGCGCCGACTACGCGACCTGGCTCGCCAGCCACCTGCTCTTCGACATGAAGATGATGGCAATCTTCTCCATGCTCTTCGGCGCGGGCGTCGCGCTCATGGCCGAGCGGATGGCCGCCACGAACCGCAGCGCCGCTGGCGTGCACTACCGCCGCATGGGTTGGCTGCTGGCGATCGGCATGGTGCACGCGTACCTGATCTGGTTCGGCGACATACTCGTGGCCTACGCGCTCGTCGGGATGATGGTCTACCCGCTGCGCAAGCTGCGGACCAAGTGGCTGCTGCTGATCGCAAGCCTGCTCCTGCCGGTGGGCATGGCCTTGAGCGCCGTGCAGCAGATGCTGTTCGAGGCCATGCGCAGCGCCGAGAGTGGCGGCATGGCCGATGCGTGGGTCGACATGAAGATCATGTTCTATCCCACCGAGGCCTCGCTGGCCGACGAGAGCGAGGCCGCCCTCGGCGGATTCTTCGCTCGCGCATTGGCCCATGCGCCGAGCGTCATCTTCATGCAGACCTGGGTCTTCGCCACGTGGGTCGTCTGGCGCGTGTCGGCCCTCATGCTGCTCGGCATGGCGTTGCACAAGGCCGGCGTCTTCAAGGCCGCCCGATCCACCCGCTTCTACGCCACGATGCTCGTGGCGGGCGCCACGCTTGGCGGCGGCCTCGTGGGCGGGGGCGTGCTCATCAACCACGCCAACGACTTCGACCCGGTGGCCTTCTTCGGCGTCGTGGGCTGGTTCAACTACCTCGGCAGCATCGGCGTCGCCCTGGCGTGGGTGGCCGTCGTCATGCTGCTGTGCAAGAGCGGCGCCGTCGGCTGGCTACGGCACGCCCTTGCCTCGGTCGGACGAATGGCGTTGACCAACTACCTGAGCCAGTCGCTGATTGGCGCGTTCGTCTTTTACGGCTGGGGGCTGGGCTACTTCGGTGAGTTCAGCCGCAGCCAGCTCGTCCCCATCATCCTCGGCGTCTGGGCATTGCAGCTGGTCATCAGCCCGCTCTGGCTGTCGAAGTTCCGATTCGGACCGATGGAGTGGCTGTGGCGGAGCCTGACGTACCTGAAGCCGGCGCCGATGCGGCGGGCCAACGTCTCAGGCTGA